The Setaria viridis chromosome 6, Setaria_viridis_v4.0, whole genome shotgun sequence genome contains a region encoding:
- the LOC117861127 gene encoding uncharacterized protein, protein MDSTLPCRLLPLPSVQRHHDCPGSRWPGRVKTGRAGRNSGKFCARGLFGSGGGGDGLRTVMRMVKLNSAIQNRSVRELLELIGDECLYFLSNLRSIDVSQLGKDMFLLLHALMVRHHVSFVLKPTPDETGFDLGVKWSLEWKGQKLPWDLDCNVSTTHVYRGLLLISQVNKTCVPLLQRILGIIQQNLDAVILTIVNKVLPEGTLDEKKTSTIIFCVIIGLVVMLLFYALFKNL, encoded by the exons ATGGATTCAACTCTGCCGtgccgcctccttcctcttccatCGGTGCAGCGCCACCATGACTGCCCAGGAAGCAGATGGCCGGGGCGTGTCAAGACGGGCAGAGCAGGAAGGAATTCCGGCAAATTCTGCGCGAGAGGGCTgttcggcagcggcggcggcggcgacgggctcCGGACCGTGATGAGGATGGTGAAGCTGAACTCGGCCATCCAGAACCGGAGCGTCAGGGAGCTGCTCGAGCTCATCGGCGACGAGTGCCTCTACTTCCTCAGCAACCTCCGGTCCATCGATGTCTCGCAGCTGGGCAAG GACATGTTCCTGCTTCTCCACGCGCTGATGGTCCGGCACCACGTGTCGTTCGTGCTCAAGCCGACGCCGGACGAAACGGGCTTCGACCTGGGTGTCAAATGGTCTCTAG AATGGAAGGGGCAGAAGCTGCCATGGGACCTGGACTGCAACGTCTCCACCACGCACGTCTACAGGGGCCTCCTGCTCATCAG CCAAGTGAACAAGACCTGCGTGCCACTCCTCCAGAGGATTCTTGGGATCATCCAGCAG AATTTGGATGCAGTGATTTTGACTATTGTGAACAAGGTCCTGCCTGAAGGTACTCTTGACGAGAAAAAGACCAGCACGATAATTTTCTGCGTCATCATTGGTCTGGTGGTCATGTTACTGTTCTACGCCCTGTTCAAGAACTTGTAG